A region of Ictidomys tridecemlineatus isolate mIctTri1 chromosome 4, mIctTri1.hap1, whole genome shotgun sequence DNA encodes the following proteins:
- the P2ry2 gene encoding P2Y purinoceptor 2: MEVGLDLWNDTVNDTWDGDELGYRCRFNEDFKYVLLPVSYGVVCVLGLCLNVVALYIFLCRLKTWNASTTYMFHLAVSDALYAASLPLLVYYYARGDHWPFSTVLCKLVRFLFYTNLYCSILFLTCISIHRCLGVLRPLRSLRWGRARYARRVAALVWVLVLACQAPVLYFVTTSARGSRITCHDTSAPELFSHFVAYSSVMLGLLFAVPFATILVCYVLMARRLLQPAYGSTGGLPRAKRKSVRTIALVLAVFALCFLPFHVTRTLYYSFRSLDLSCHTLNAINMAYKITRPLASANSCLDPVLYFLAGQRLVRFARDAKPPTDPNPTTRARRRLGLHRSGRTDAKRTDLSASSEDSRRTESTPAGNENTKDIRL; encoded by the coding sequence ATGGAGGTGGGCCTGGACCTCTGGAATGACACCGTCAATGACACCTGGGATGGGGATGAGCTGGGCTACAGGTGCCGCTTCAACGAGGACTTCAAATACGTGCTGCTGCCTGTGTCCTACGGCGTAGTGTGCGTGCTTGGGCTGTGTCTGAACGTCGTGGCGCTCTACATCTTCTTGTGCCGCCTCAAGACCTGGAACGCCTCCACCACGTACATGTTCCACCTGGCTGTGTCCGACGCTCTGTACGCGGCTTCCCTGCCGCTGCTGGTTTATTACTATGCCCGCGGCGATCACTGGCCCTTCAGCACGGTGCTCTGCAAGCTGGTGCGCTTTCTCTTCTACACCAACCTCTACTGCAGCATCCTCTTCCTCACCTGCATCAGCATTCACCGGTGCTTGGGGGTCCTGCGCCCTCTGCGCTCCCTGCGCTGGGGCCGGGCCCGCTACGCCCGCCGGGTGGCAGCGCTGGTGTGGGTGTTGGTGCTGGCCTGCCAGGCACCCGTGCTCTACTTTGTCACCACCAGCGCACGTGGGAGCCGCATCACCTGCCATGACACCTCGGCCCCTGAGCTCTTTAGCCACTTTGTGGCCTACAGCTCGGTCATGCTAGGTCTGCTTTTCGCCGTGCCCTTTGCCACCATCCTGGTCTGTTACGTGCTCATGGCACGGCGGCTGCTTCAGCCAGCTTATGGGAGCACAGGAGGCTTGCCGCGGGCCAAGCGCAAGTCGGTGCGCACCATTGCCCTGGTGCTGGCTGTCTTCgccctctgcttcctgccttTCCACGTCACCCGCACCCTCTACTACTCCTTCCGCTCGCTTGACCTCAGCTGCCACACCCTCAATGCCATCAACATGGCATATAAGATTACCCGGCCGCTGGCCAGCGCCAACAGTTGCCTTGACCCTGTGCTCTACTTCCTGGCCGGGCAGAGGCTTGTCCGCTTTGCCCGAGATGCAAAGCCACCCACAGACCCCAACCCTACTACCCGGGCTCGGCGCCGGCTGGGCCTGCACAGGTCTGGCAGAACTGATGCCAAGAGGACAGATTTGTCAGCCAGCAGTGAGGACTCCAGGCGGACAGAGTCCACACCGGCTGGGAACGAGAACACTAAGGACATCCGGCTCTAG